The sequence ACCTCACGGGTTTCGAAGGAAAACTTCCGGGGTATTTTCGAGGATATCCTTTCAAAAACATCCTGATACAGTTTCCTTATTTCTTCGGTTGTATCAGCACTTATAAAAATCCCATGGTTTTCCAGAAGAATGATCTGAGGATCTTTTCCATGAACCTGACGGTACTTTTCAATTTCGGCCGATAGTTTTTTAAACAGCACATAGCCCGGATCGGTATAACCAATGTAAAGAGCTTCATCACCAAAGATTTCATGAGAAATCCGTGCTGAATTCCTGGCACACAGAAGGGCATTCACCAGCCATGGATGCATGTGCACAACGTAGGTATAAGCGATAAGGTTATGCAGGGATGTCTCAACCGAAGGCCTTTTTCCCTTTTCAGGATCCACAATGGCCTGGTGCAGATGGGCCATTACCTGCCGTTCCCGTTCATCAGAATCTTCACTGTAACTGGCTTCGGCGATAACCGCAAGCTTGCCGCGGTCAAGCTGGACAAAACCTTCTTCCGTAATGTCAGCGAGTGATACACCGCTTGCCTTAATCCACAGGTACCGGTCATCCTTGAAGGAAGTATTTCCTCCTCCGCCGAGTACAAAATCTTTGTTTTTTCCGTATTCCCGGGAAATTTCAATGAGTTTTTCCAATGATGCATTCATCGTTCTTTTTCAATAAAATAGGTTATGACAGCGCGTCCAAGTTCCTCAAACTGTTCTTTCTTTTCAACAGCCAGTGTTCCGCAAGGATAAACAAATCCCTGTTTTTTGCGGCTGCGAAGGTATTGGTGTGCCGCAATCAGGCATGCCCCTTCGTAATTAATTTTAAGCAAATCTTCCGGTAAGGGTTCTTTGTTCCGGGCCATCACTTCAAGGGGCAGGTGTCCGGGGGCATTATGCTCTGTGCCGAAAACCACAACAAAGCCATGTCCGTGAAAATACCTTACAAATTCTGAAAGAATGTTCAGGCTGTTGCGTCCGGGAATCAGTTCAATGCAGCGAACGTTCAGTTGCAGAAGATCCTGCATGAGCCGTTCCTTATCGGCTTCAAATTCTGTAAAATGACCTTTGGGATCATCAAGAAGAACAGGATAACAGGGAATACCGCCGGCCTGGAGTATCGTGCTGATAATGCGCTGTACCGGAAGAAATGACCGTTCATCTTCAGGAACAAATGCTCTTCCCCCTGCTTTCAGCAATCGGGCCCGTATTTCATTCTCTGTTACATCCGGCCTTTCAGGATCAGTATATTCATTTATACCGAAAAGCTTCGCATAAAACGCACTCCTTTCCTGCACATTCCTGTATTTTTCTTCCGCTATAACTCTGATCGCTTTGGCTATATGCCTTTCCCTGACCAGCTGCCGGGCAAAATTCTTTTTTACATAGGAATAATCAAACGAAATGTTCCTGTCAATCTCTCCGATGATTTTCTGCACTTTCTCAATCATCCGCCTGATTTGCTCCTGGGACTCTTTTCGCACCGATTTCAGCCGCAGGCTGTTCAAAAAGCCTGTATGAAAAGGGTGGTCAAGGCCTTTGCCGCTGAAATATATTCTGCCGGGATTGTTGGGATCGTTTATCCGTATTCCCTGTTCCTGTTTTGCTTTCATCAGCCCGATGAATTCAATATTGAACAGAGGAAATATGCGGTTCAGCGATGCATGACGGCCAAATTCATCATATCCGTCAGCAACATAAAAGTCATTGATGCCCAATACTTTAATGTTTTCCGACACGGCCTGTTCAAAAATGGCTTCAATGGTATCAAACGAACTGAAGGAATAGGGAGTGTGAATGTGTGCATTTACCCGATACCACTCCTTGTGGTCATGTTGTCGATACCACGACAAAAGAATGTCTTCGGATGGTAAACTTTGGAAATAGTTCATAGGCTTTCCTTTTATACTTCCAGAACCAGTTGATCGAGTTTTTGCTGGATGGTTTTGATTTCATCTGCCGTGAGCATAAATTTGGCTGCGCCAAGGTTTTCTGTAACCTGTTTCTCATTGCGGGCTCCTGCCAGTACACAGGTTATTCCGGGCTGCTGGAGGGTCCAGTTCAGCACCAGTTGGGCCAGCGTAATTTTCCTGTTCTCTGCCAGAGGTTTCAGTTCTTCAAGAAACTTCAGAATTCTGCTCAGATTGGGTTCCCTGTAATGCGGTGTGGCGGGCCTGGTGTCTCCTTCACCAAACACATACCCTGGTTTGATTTTTCCTGTAAGAAGACCTCTTTGCAACGGACTGTATGCAATAATGGCCGTGTGGGACGCCAGGCAGTAGGGAACCAGGTCTTTCTCAATATCTCTTCGAACCATACTGTAAGGCACCTGGTTGGAAGCAACAGGTAATGCCCGTATGGCTTCTTTTAACTGTTCAACATCGTAGTTGCAAACTCCGGCCGCCCTGATTTTCCCTTGTTGAATCAGTTTCTCCACCGCTTCCATGGTTTCAGAAATGGGGGTTGTCGGGTCGGGCCAGTGAATCTGGTAAAGATCGATATAGTCGGTTTTGAGACGTTTCAGGCTGTTTTCACATTCCTCAATTACACTTTCTTTTCCGGCATAACGGTACATGTCAACCGGTTTCTCGGCATTATCTCGGGTTGGGAAAAAGAACTGTCCTTTTTGTACATCCCACCGCAGGCCATATTTGGTAAGAATCTGAACCCTGTCGCGTTTTCCTTTAATGGCTTCGCCGACCAGTTCTTCGCTCAGACCAAAACCATAGGCAGGCGCTGTGTCGATGGTTGTCATTCCATTGGAAATGGCAGCATGCAGTGCTTTCAGGGCATCATTCCGGTCAGCACCCCCCCACATCCATCCACCGATAGCCCATGCTCCAAAAGCGATGACGGAAACTTCCAGTTCGCTTTTTCCTAATTGACGATATTCCATAATGTTCGTTTTTTATAAGTTCATTGATTCGGATTTGTTTAGTATGATTCCCGGTATTTTTATCGGTTGCTCATAATATTTTAAGGTCAATATTCTGTTGCACCATCACCATTCCAGTGCCCCGGCAGGCACTTCGGCCAATGAAGTGCAAACCCAGTCGGCTTCATTCAGTTTTTCAGCAGGAAAACTTGTGAGCACGGCAAGTACTCTGCATCCGGCTGCTTTACCTGCTTTTACGCCGCTTACGGCATCTTCAACCACCAGGCATTCTTCCGGGCGCAGACCAAGCTTTTGCGCTGCAACCCGATAAATTTCCGGATCCGGCTTTTTGTGTTCGACCTCCAGCCCGTTTACCGTTGCGTCAATGGTTCCGTCAGGAAACTGAAGCGCCTGAAGGTTTATCTCCAGCTTCACTTTATCGGCACTTGTCGCAATGGCTATTTTTAACCCTTTTTTCCTGCACTGAACTACAAACTGATATACGCCGGGCAAGGCTTTCAGCCTTCCTTTTGTCAGCTCTCCGTAAATTTCATAGGTGCGTTGCTTATCTTTCTCCCGATCAAAAGGAAAATGATACTTTTCAGCAACTCCGCCAAGGTATCTGTTTTCGCCCATACCGACAAACGGGACAAAGTCTTCGGCTTTTACCTCAAGGCCCCTTTCCTTAAACATACGGATAGCGGCTTCACAGATAAATTCTTCCGAATCTACCAGAACACCATCCATGTCGAACAAAATACCCTTCAGACTCATGATAAAACACTTTCATTTGTATTTTGCGATGAAATGTCTTTCACAATATCCTGCAGGCCGTTGAGAATATAATGCGGACGATAGGCAAATTTTCTGATCATTTCGCGGGATGTTATGCCGCTCAGGACAAGGCAGGTATCAATTTCTGCTTCAATGCCTGCAACAATATCGGTATCCATCCTGTCGCCGATAATGATGGTCTCTTCACGGCTGCAATTGAGTTTTTTCAGGGCAATTCGCATCATCAACGGATTCGGTTTTCCGACAAAATAGGCTTTTTTGCCGGTAGCGATTTCGATTGGTGCTATCAGCGCCTTGGTGGCAGGAACAATACCTCCGCCGGAAGGCCCTGAAACATCGGGATTTGTGCCGATCAAACGGGCGCCTTTCATTACCAGCCTTACCGCCTGTACAATTTTTTCGTAACTGTATGAACTGGTTTCTCCCATGACAACATAGTCGGGATCAACGGAATTCATTGAATACCCCACATTGTACAATGCATTGATGAGTCCTGCCTCTCCGATAATAAAGGCACTGCCGCCCGGTTTCTGGCTCTGAAGAAAGGCAGCGGTAGCCAATGCGCTGGTATAAAAATGGCTCCGGTCAATTTCGATGCCCATGCGTTTCATCTTTTCCTGAAGCTCCCTGGGAGTGCGTTCGCTGGCATTGGTAAGAAACAGGAATTGCTTCTTTTCTTTTGTCAGCCATTCAACAAATTCCCGGGCACCGGGCAACAGGCGTTCTCCATGGTACAGAACTCCGTCCATGTCACAGATAAACCCCCTCTTTTTTCTGATTTCTTCTACAATCTTTTTCTTATTCATAGAAATTGTGTTTATTCCAGGCCAAGAATCTGCCGGTTACAGGCACGGGCCTTCTCAAATAACCCGGGGAATATTTCTTCTTCGAACCCGCAAACCTCCCTCAGCACGGCATCAATCTGGTTTCTGTAGCGTTTATGAAATTCCTGGTCAGAAGGCAGCATTTCGCCTTTTTCATCCGTGGCCTGGAAATATATGCCGGCAACCAGGGTATATAAAATTTTATCATAGGGCATGCTGACATCCATTGCCAGCCGGATGGCACCGGCAAGCCGGTCGGCAGGACCCAACTTACGGTACAGATCGCATCCTACCCGGAATATAGTGTCGCCCAGATGCCGGTTGGCAAAACGGTGAAGCAAATCATCCGTATGTTCTTCAAGACTTTCAAGAGTAAATTCCCCTGGGTATTTTTTGGCAAGGACAGCTGCCGCTTCCAGCATGGTATTTCTTACATCATTTCTCAATCTTTTGTTTTCCAGGGCTTCCCATGTATAATATAGACCCGGATCGTAAAGATATCCGAGATAGGCCAGAGCAGCATGACCAAGATTGTGAATGAACGATTTTCTGTCGACCCATGCTTTCATGTTGTCCTTGAACGCCAGGCCTTCCACTTCAGGCTTTGGATTCCGGAATGCTTTCCCGTCAAGAATTAAGGTATTGTATGGTTCGGCATATACCAGCAGAATATCTTTTCGTGCATCTTTTTCCGGAATAAGAGGAACCATCTTGCCAATGCTGGTTTCAACAAGACCTACGACATCCCTCAGCGGAAAACGGGGAGGAAGGTAAACGGGAAGTTCTTCCAGAAAATACTCTGCTGCATTCCGCAAATTCTCGGCAATGATGATATCCGTTTTCCTCTCCGGATCAAGATTGTAACAGGCAACCAGCGCCCTGGCTATAACCGGAAGGGCTGCCGGCAGTCCCGCCTGCCCAACTGAAACGGCGAGAAGATCAGCGGTAAGTATTTCCCTGACAATCTGCTCTTCATCACTTAATAAAATACCCCGTACGGGAAATACTTCAATTGCCTCGTCCTGCTCCCCTCTGACAAGTACATGGTACCTTTTCCTACGGTTGAGTTCGTTTATAATGTCCTTGTTAATGTCAACAAATACAGTTTCATAACCGCTACGGCAAAAAAGCTGGGCAATAAAAGAGCGGCCGATTTTTCCTGCACCGAAAAGAACTAATTTTTTCTCACGCATGCAGCAAATTTAATCAAACTCCTTTACGGTTGCGTTTGATCAGTTCATCATTTGTAAAGTTGTTCTTTGGCTTATGTCCCGGAAGAGGCAGTATTTTTTCATGAATGGCATCAATAATCCAGTCTTCCTGTGGAAAGAAATATTGTTCCATTTCGTGGGCAGGGGTAATCCAGTTCCGTGAACCAACCACAACCGGAGGTGCATCCAGATAATCAAATGCCAGTTCACTGATGGTTTGTGCCATATCTTTCAGATAGGATCCACGGGAGCAGGCATCACTGGTCAGTACTATCTTTCCGGTTTTCTTTACACTTTCGATAACCGGTTCGTAGTTGAATGGCACCAGCGAGCGGGCATCGATA is a genomic window of Bacteroidales bacterium containing:
- a CDS encoding HAD-IA family hydrolase, whose translation is MSLKGILFDMDGVLVDSEEFICEAAIRMFKERGLEVKAEDFVPFVGMGENRYLGGVAEKYHFPFDREKDKQRTYEIYGELTKGRLKALPGVYQFVVQCRKKGLKIAIATSADKVKLEINLQALQFPDGTIDATVNGLEVEHKKPDPEIYRVAAQKLGLRPEECLVVEDAVSGVKAGKAAGCRVLAVLTSFPAEKLNEADWVCTSLAEVPAGALEW
- a CDS encoding mannitol-1-phosphate 5-dehydrogenase; the protein is MREKKLVLFGAGKIGRSFIAQLFCRSGYETVFVDINKDIINELNRRKRYHVLVRGEQDEAIEVFPVRGILLSDEEQIVREILTADLLAVSVGQAGLPAALPVIARALVACYNLDPERKTDIIIAENLRNAAEYFLEELPVYLPPRFPLRDVVGLVETSIGKMVPLIPEKDARKDILLVYAEPYNTLILDGKAFRNPKPEVEGLAFKDNMKAWVDRKSFIHNLGHAALAYLGYLYDPGLYYTWEALENKRLRNDVRNTMLEAAAVLAKKYPGEFTLESLEEHTDDLLHRFANRHLGDTIFRVGCDLYRKLGPADRLAGAIRLAMDVSMPYDKILYTLVAGIYFQATDEKGEMLPSDQEFHKRYRNQIDAVLREVCGFEEEIFPGLFEKARACNRQILGLE
- a CDS encoding HAD family hydrolase encodes the protein MNKKKIVEEIRKKRGFICDMDGVLYHGERLLPGAREFVEWLTKEKKQFLFLTNASERTPRELQEKMKRMGIEIDRSHFYTSALATAAFLQSQKPGGSAFIIGEAGLINALYNVGYSMNSVDPDYVVMGETSSYSYEKIVQAVRLVMKGARLIGTNPDVSGPSGGGIVPATKALIAPIEIATGKKAYFVGKPNPLMMRIALKKLNCSREETIIIGDRMDTDIVAGIEAEIDTCLVLSGITSREMIRKFAYRPHYILNGLQDIVKDISSQNTNESVLS
- a CDS encoding aldo/keto reductase, coding for MEYRQLGKSELEVSVIAFGAWAIGGWMWGGADRNDALKALHAAISNGMTTIDTAPAYGFGLSEELVGEAIKGKRDRVQILTKYGLRWDVQKGQFFFPTRDNAEKPVDMYRYAGKESVIEECENSLKRLKTDYIDLYQIHWPDPTTPISETMEAVEKLIQQGKIRAAGVCNYDVEQLKEAIRALPVASNQVPYSMVRRDIEKDLVPYCLASHTAIIAYSPLQRGLLTGKIKPGYVFGEGDTRPATPHYREPNLSRILKFLEELKPLAENRKITLAQLVLNWTLQQPGITCVLAGARNEKQVTENLGAAKFMLTADEIKTIQQKLDQLVLEV